One region of Sulfurisphaera ohwakuensis genomic DNA includes:
- the alaS gene encoding alanine--tRNA ligase: MVQVNENEYRLKFFLNNNYNRKICQVCQTPFWTKDKERNVCADIPCTDYYFFDLNIKSSPLTVREARQKFLKFFEKKGHTIIPPKPVLARWREDLYLTIASIVDFQPFVTSGIVPPPANPLVLSQPCIRLEDVDNVGVTFGRHLTTFEMAAHHAFNYPDKQIYWKDETVELSKEFFVEEIGIPEEELNYKESWWEGGGNAGPSFEVTVGGLELATLVFMQYEIKDGNYVPLKLKIVDTGYGVERIAWFTQKTPTAFHAIYGNLVYTFFNKIGAPLVDDELLKTAAILAGRIDPDKPETIKRHREEVAKKLGLDLKYIDQELTRAARVFQVLDHTKTIALMLADGLVPSNSGEGYLGRLLIRRALRVLRLLGSDIKLYELIKEQIEYWKEDFPQLLKNKDYILDVVNLEQERFNETLSKISLTASSLSRRKEISVDDLVKLYDSNGIPPDLLVEEIRKINPEIKVEVPYNFYGLVAKRHQTAPLKDTKKEKLPKDVIDLAENLPPTKKLYYIDQYKRSFIAKVVSVYKNYLVLDQTTFYPEGGGQIGDTGIIKDEKGNTYQVVDTQKVKDVIFHILDKEPSLKEGDEVYGEIDWQRRYRIMKHHTVTHVILSAARKVLGEHVWQAGAEKTPQKGRLDITHYKLPTEEEIKKIEDLANYIINDRRPVRPLIINRTEAEMKYGVSIYAGGVPEGADVRLIEIKDWDIEGCGGTHLSNTSEIGALKIINVEKIQDGVIRLEYVAGDVVAQYARQEEDKLKEISRQLSTSPEQIEVRLKRFLEEYKEKEELLNQYRKIMLQQIENISEKETVNGITIYIINLFDEELRKEAMRKLTMNQKSIVVNISNKGNNNVVEIATSNDLRVDKIIEALRREGGKGGGKGTYGSITTQLNVDKIVNTIKSTINNGI, translated from the coding sequence ATGGTTCAAGTTAATGAAAATGAGTATCGTTTGAAATTCTTTTTAAATAATAATTATAACAGAAAGATTTGCCAAGTTTGTCAAACACCATTCTGGACTAAGGATAAAGAAAGAAACGTTTGTGCTGATATACCCTGCACAGATTACTACTTTTTTGATTTAAATATTAAGAGCTCACCATTAACTGTAAGAGAAGCAAGACAAAAATTCCTCAAATTCTTTGAGAAAAAAGGTCATACAATTATTCCACCAAAACCAGTATTAGCACGATGGAGAGAAGATTTATATCTTACAATAGCGAGTATAGTTGATTTTCAACCCTTTGTAACTAGCGGAATAGTGCCACCACCAGCAAACCCACTTGTTCTCTCCCAGCCCTGTATTAGATTGGAAGATGTAGATAATGTAGGAGTTACTTTTGGAAGACATTTAACAACATTTGAAATGGCTGCCCATCATGCGTTTAATTATCCAGATAAGCAAATATACTGGAAAGATGAAACAGTTGAATTATCAAAGGAGTTCTTTGTAGAAGAAATAGGTATACCAGAAGAGGAATTAAATTATAAGGAATCTTGGTGGGAAGGAGGAGGAAATGCCGGTCCGTCATTTGAAGTAACTGTAGGAGGATTAGAATTAGCAACACTAGTATTTATGCAATATGAGATAAAAGATGGCAACTACGTACCTTTAAAATTAAAAATAGTTGATACAGGTTATGGAGTAGAAAGAATAGCATGGTTTACCCAAAAGACTCCCACAGCATTCCATGCAATTTACGGTAATTTAGTGTATACTTTCTTTAATAAGATAGGAGCTCCTCTAGTAGATGACGAACTACTAAAAACAGCAGCAATACTTGCTGGTAGAATAGACCCAGATAAACCAGAAACAATTAAAAGGCACAGAGAAGAAGTAGCAAAGAAACTTGGATTAGATTTAAAATATATAGATCAAGAACTAACAAGAGCTGCTAGAGTATTCCAAGTATTAGATCATACTAAAACTATAGCGTTAATGCTTGCCGATGGTCTCGTTCCATCAAACTCTGGAGAAGGATACTTAGGAAGATTATTGATTAGAAGAGCATTAAGAGTACTAAGATTATTAGGAAGTGATATAAAACTTTATGAATTGATTAAAGAACAAATAGAATATTGGAAGGAAGATTTTCCACAGTTGTTAAAGAATAAAGATTATATCCTTGATGTAGTTAATTTAGAGCAAGAAAGATTTAACGAAACATTATCAAAAATATCACTTACAGCTTCTTCTTTATCTAGAAGAAAAGAAATCTCCGTGGATGATTTAGTAAAACTTTATGATTCAAATGGTATTCCCCCAGATTTACTAGTTGAAGAAATAAGAAAGATAAATCCAGAAATAAAAGTTGAAGTACCTTACAATTTCTATGGCTTAGTAGCAAAAAGACATCAAACTGCACCATTAAAAGATACTAAAAAAGAGAAATTACCTAAAGATGTTATTGATTTGGCAGAAAACTTACCCCCTACCAAAAAATTATATTATATAGATCAATATAAAAGATCATTTATAGCTAAAGTAGTTAGTGTATATAAAAACTACCTTGTACTCGATCAAACTACATTCTATCCAGAAGGAGGAGGACAAATAGGAGATACGGGAATAATTAAGGATGAAAAAGGAAATACTTACCAAGTAGTTGATACACAAAAAGTAAAAGATGTTATATTCCATATACTTGATAAAGAGCCGTCTCTAAAAGAAGGAGATGAAGTCTATGGGGAAATAGATTGGCAAAGGAGATATAGAATAATGAAACACCATACAGTAACTCACGTAATTCTTTCTGCAGCCAGAAAAGTACTAGGAGAACATGTATGGCAAGCGGGAGCAGAAAAAACACCGCAAAAAGGAAGATTAGATATAACACACTATAAATTACCCACTGAAGAAGAGATCAAGAAAATAGAAGACCTAGCTAACTATATAATAAATGATAGGAGGCCTGTAAGGCCTCTAATAATAAACAGAACTGAGGCAGAAATGAAATATGGTGTTTCAATTTATGCTGGCGGAGTTCCTGAAGGAGCTGATGTAAGACTAATTGAAATAAAGGATTGGGATATTGAAGGATGCGGAGGAACCCATTTATCTAATACTTCAGAAATAGGAGCTTTAAAGATAATTAACGTGGAGAAGATACAAGATGGCGTAATAAGACTAGAATATGTTGCTGGAGATGTTGTGGCTCAATATGCTAGACAAGAAGAAGATAAATTAAAAGAAATTTCCAGACAACTTTCTACTTCACCAGAACAAATAGAAGTAAGATTAAAGAGATTCCTAGAGGAATATAAGGAAAAAGAAGAATTATTGAATCAATATAGGAAAATTATGCTCCAGCAGATAGAGAATATAAGCGAAAAAGAGACTGTAAATGGCATTACAATTTATATAATTAATCTATTTGATGAAGAATTAAGAAAAGAAGCAATGAGAAAATTAACAATGAATCAAAAAAGTATAGTTGTAAATATATCTAACAAAGGAAATAATAACGTGGTTGAAATAGCTACATCTAATGACCTAAGAGTCGATAAAATTATTGAAGCTTTAAGAAGAGAAGGAGGAAAAGGAGGAGGAAAAGGAACATATGGAAGTATAACAACACAACTAAATGTTGATAAAATTGTCAATACAATTAAATCAACAATTAATAATGGCATATGA
- the rpl12p gene encoding 50S ribosomal protein P1 — translation MEYIYASLLLHSAKKEINEENLKSVLTAAGITVDEVRLKAVVAALKEVNIDEVLKNATAMPVAVAAAPAAAPAQQAEKKEEKKEEEEKKGPSEEEIGGGLASLFG, via the coding sequence ATGGAATACATATATGCTAGTTTACTCTTACACTCAGCCAAAAAAGAAATAAACGAAGAAAACCTAAAAAGTGTATTAACAGCTGCAGGTATAACAGTAGATGAGGTAAGATTAAAGGCTGTAGTCGCAGCATTAAAAGAAGTAAATATAGATGAGGTATTAAAGAATGCTACTGCAATGCCAGTAGCAGTAGCTGCAGCACCAGCAGCAGCACCAGCTCAACAAGCTGAGAAGAAAGAGGAGAAGAAAGAAGAGGAAGAAAAGAAAGGACCAAGCGAAGAAGAAATAGGTGGAGGACTAGCTTCCCTCTTTGGTTAA
- a CDS encoding 50S ribosomal protein L10, with the protein MAVITQERKIAKWKIEEVKELEQKLREYHTIIIANIEGFPADKLHDIRKKMRGMAEIKVTKNTLFEIAAKNAGLNVSKLEPYLTGPNAFIFTNKNPFEIQLFLSKFKLKRYAMPGDKADEEVVIPAGDTGMPAGPALSIFGKLKIKTKVQDGKIHVTQDTVIAKPGDPIPPDAIPILQKLGIMPVHIKLNIKVAYDNGLIIPGNQLSINLDDYKTDIMKAYQSAFGLAVEIAYPIPDVLKVSAEKAARNALSLAAEIGFITPETVQAVFSRAISKAYALASAISGKVDLGIQVPQTQQAPAQQAEKKEEKKEEEEKKGPSEEEIGGGLSSLFGG; encoded by the coding sequence ATGGCAGTTATAACGCAAGAAAGAAAAATAGCGAAATGGAAAATTGAAGAAGTAAAGGAACTTGAACAAAAACTAAGGGAATACCATACAATAATAATTGCAAATATTGAAGGATTCCCAGCTGATAAATTGCACGATATTAGGAAAAAAATGAGAGGAATGGCAGAAATTAAAGTTACAAAGAATACATTATTTGAAATAGCCGCGAAAAATGCTGGTTTAAATGTATCCAAATTAGAACCTTATTTAACTGGTCCTAACGCTTTTATATTCACGAATAAAAACCCATTTGAAATTCAATTATTCCTTTCAAAGTTTAAACTAAAAAGGTACGCAATGCCTGGTGACAAAGCTGATGAAGAAGTAGTTATTCCCGCTGGAGATACTGGAATGCCTGCAGGTCCAGCATTAAGCATATTTGGAAAATTAAAAATAAAGACTAAAGTTCAAGATGGGAAAATTCATGTCACACAAGATACTGTAATAGCTAAACCAGGAGATCCAATTCCTCCAGATGCTATACCAATATTACAAAAACTAGGAATAATGCCTGTTCACATAAAACTTAATATAAAAGTAGCTTATGATAATGGTCTAATTATACCAGGGAATCAACTATCTATCAACTTAGATGATTATAAGACAGATATAATGAAAGCTTATCAATCAGCATTCGGATTAGCAGTAGAAATAGCATACCCAATACCAGATGTTCTAAAAGTCTCAGCAGAAAAAGCTGCAAGAAATGCTTTATCATTAGCTGCGGAAATTGGATTTATAACACCAGAGACTGTACAAGCTGTATTCTCTAGAGCTATATCAAAAGCTTATGCACTAGCAAGCGCAATAAGTGGAAAAGTAGATTTAGGAATTCAAGTGCCGCAAACTCAGCAAGCACCAGCTCAACAAGCTGAGAAGAAAGAGGAGAAGAAAGAAGAGGAAGAAAAGAAAGGACCAAGCGAAGAAGAAATAGGTGGAGGACTATCCTCATTATTCGGAGGATGA
- a CDS encoding 50S ribosomal protein L1, with amino-acid sequence MLASKDSLVEALKVALNPENNPKRNFTQSVELIVTFKGIDMKKGELKLREIVPLPKEPSKPRKVLVIPAFQQIESAKKAEPNVLLTKEELQKLQGQKRAIKKLARQNDWFLVAQDSMALVGRILGPALGPRGKFPTPLPNATDITEYILRFKRSTLVKTKDQPHVQVFIGTEDMKPEDLAENALAVLNTIENKAKVEANLRAIYVKTTMGKIVKVEVKK; translated from the coding sequence ATGTTAGCCAGTAAGGATAGTTTAGTAGAAGCTCTTAAAGTTGCTCTTAATCCAGAAAATAACCCTAAAAGGAATTTTACACAAAGTGTTGAACTCATAGTTACATTTAAAGGAATTGATATGAAAAAAGGTGAGTTAAAACTTAGAGAAATCGTACCATTACCAAAAGAACCTTCAAAACCAAGAAAAGTTTTAGTAATACCAGCTTTTCAACAAATAGAATCTGCAAAAAAAGCAGAACCAAACGTATTGCTTACAAAAGAAGAATTACAGAAACTTCAAGGACAAAAAAGAGCTATTAAAAAACTGGCAAGACAGAATGATTGGTTCCTTGTAGCACAAGATTCTATGGCTTTAGTAGGTAGAATTTTAGGTCCTGCATTGGGTCCGAGAGGAAAATTCCCTACACCACTACCAAATGCCACAGATATTACAGAGTATATTCTTAGATTCAAAAGATCAACACTAGTAAAAACAAAAGATCAACCACATGTCCAAGTGTTTATAGGTACAGAAGATATGAAACCAGAAGATTTAGCCGAAAATGCGTTAGCTGTACTTAATACAATAGAAAACAAAGCAAAAGTTGAGGCAAACTTAAGAGCTATATATGTAAAAACTACAATGGGTAAAATAGTTAAAGTAGAAGTAAAGAAGTGA
- a CDS encoding 50S ribosomal protein L11: protein MPTKSIKIVVEGGNVKPGPPLAPTLSQLGLNVGEVVKKINDATSQFKGMSVPVTLEVDTDTKKYEIKVGIPTTTSLLLKFANANEPSGDPAHKKVGDIKFEDIIQVAIMKKPQITAKTLKAAVKSILGTAYSIGLTVDKKSPKELVKAVDEGKYDDLLAKYEQKWNEAEG from the coding sequence ATGCCTACAAAATCAATTAAAATCGTGGTTGAAGGAGGAAATGTAAAACCAGGTCCACCATTAGCTCCTACACTGTCACAATTAGGACTTAATGTAGGAGAAGTAGTAAAAAAGATAAATGATGCAACTTCTCAATTTAAAGGAATGTCAGTACCAGTAACATTAGAAGTAGATACTGATACAAAGAAATACGAAATAAAGGTAGGAATACCAACTACTACTTCATTATTGTTAAAATTTGCAAATGCAAATGAACCCTCTGGAGATCCAGCACACAAAAAAGTAGGCGATATAAAATTTGAGGATATAATCCAGGTAGCGATAATGAAAAAGCCCCAAATAACAGCAAAAACATTAAAAGCCGCAGTAAAATCAATCTTAGGTACAGCTTATTCTATAGGTTTAACAGTAGATAAGAAAAGCCCTAAAGAATTAGTTAAAGCCGTAGATGAAGGAAAATATGATGATTTATTAGCCAAATATGAACAAAAATGGAATGAAGCAGAAGGGTGA
- a CDS encoding transcription elongation factor Spt5, producing the protein MERPRFSNYYAVRVTGGQEINVALMIEERIKTNNIKEVYSIIVPPNVKGYVILEAAGPHVVKLVSQGIRHVRGFAQGLVQKDDIIKFISKTTIAPAYKVGDMVEVTSGPFRGMQAQVVRIDSAKNEVVLNILESSFPLQVTVPIDQVKPVKK; encoded by the coding sequence ATGGAAAGGCCTAGATTCTCCAACTATTATGCTGTTAGAGTAACTGGAGGGCAAGAGATAAATGTTGCATTAATGATTGAAGAAAGAATAAAGACAAATAATATAAAAGAAGTATATTCTATAATAGTACCACCTAATGTAAAAGGTTATGTGATTTTAGAAGCTGCTGGACCCCACGTGGTTAAGCTTGTATCGCAAGGTATAAGACATGTCAGAGGATTTGCACAAGGTCTTGTACAAAAAGATGATATAATTAAATTCATTTCTAAAACCACAATTGCCCCAGCATATAAAGTAGGTGATATGGTAGAAGTTACTTCTGGACCCTTTAGAGGCATGCAAGCTCAAGTAGTTAGAATAGATAGTGCCAAAAATGAAGTAGTTTTAAATATTTTAGAATCATCTTTCCCCTTACAAGTTACAGTTCCAATAGATCAAGTCAAACCTGTGAAAAAATAG
- a CDS encoding protein translocase SEC61 complex subunit gamma, with protein sequence MSLSQRLKNLREDWKRIISVAKKPEKDTLNQSIKLTLLVMAIVGIIAYIIQLTVALLLH encoded by the coding sequence ATGAGTCTTTCACAAAGGTTAAAGAATTTAAGAGAAGATTGGAAAAGAATAATTTCCGTAGCTAAGAAACCTGAAAAAGACACATTAAATCAAAGTATTAAGCTTACCTTACTTGTTATGGCAATTGTAGGAATAATTGCTTATATTATTCAATTGACAGTAGCCCTATTACTACACTAG
- the ftsY gene encoding signal recognition particle-docking protein FtsY, producing the protein MAEKEEKKNIITTEEKKSRFSFFDFIKYKTIKEEDIQDILEELRYQLLESDVSYEVTEKILDDLKNAIIGKKVTRSEDLEELVTNSLKKSIEEILTKNQRIDLIEEIRKRNKKPYVIVFFGVNGVGKTTTIAKVAYLLKKNKISCIISASDTFRAAAQEQLAYHASKLEIPIVKGKYGADPASVAFDAINSAKSRNIDVVLIDTAGRMHVDEDLVSELKRIVKIAKPDLRILVLDSLAGNDALEQAKYFENNVGYDAVILTKVDADAKGGVILSLAYELNKPVIYLGVGQDYDSLIPFDAEWFIKRLFSS; encoded by the coding sequence ATAGCAGAAAAAGAAGAGAAAAAAAATATAATTACCACAGAAGAAAAAAAATCTAGGTTTTCATTTTTTGATTTTATTAAATATAAAACTATTAAAGAAGAGGATATCCAGGATATATTAGAGGAACTTAGATACCAACTACTAGAATCTGATGTTTCGTATGAGGTCACTGAAAAAATATTAGATGATTTGAAGAATGCAATAATTGGGAAAAAAGTCACTAGGAGTGAAGATTTAGAAGAGCTAGTTACTAATTCATTAAAAAAATCAATAGAAGAAATATTAACAAAAAACCAGAGAATAGATCTAATAGAAGAAATAAGAAAAAGAAATAAGAAACCATATGTAATTGTTTTCTTTGGAGTAAACGGAGTAGGAAAAACAACTACAATAGCAAAAGTAGCATATTTATTAAAGAAAAATAAAATTTCGTGTATAATCTCAGCCTCCGATACATTTAGAGCCGCAGCTCAGGAGCAACTCGCATATCACGCAAGCAAGTTAGAAATTCCAATAGTAAAAGGAAAATATGGTGCTGATCCTGCATCTGTAGCTTTTGATGCTATTAATTCTGCAAAAAGCAGAAATATTGATGTAGTATTAATCGATACTGCGGGGAGAATGCATGTTGATGAAGATCTAGTATCTGAGTTAAAAAGAATTGTAAAAATAGCTAAACCAGACTTACGAATTTTAGTTCTAGATTCATTAGCTGGAAATGATGCATTAGAACAAGCAAAATATTTTGAGAATAATGTAGGCTATGATGCCGTAATATTAACTAAAGTAGATGCAGATGCTAAAGGGGGTGTGATTCTATCCCTAGCATATGAATTAAATAAGCCAGTAATATATTTAGGAGTCGGACAAGATTATGACAGTCTAATACCGTTTGATGCTGAATGGTTTATAAAAAGGCTTTTTAGTAGTTAA
- the pfdA gene encoding prefoldin subunit alpha, whose amino-acid sequence MSNEENQQKVVVSLEDLLAQADALKKYIDYLQKTYAELQDNIMSIDSSLQALKELQNSQELLMVGDKRGNVIFKVQGIDKAKVLVHLGLEYYAEVDPDFATKVLNDKKTELSSVLSNVEKELAKSLEAYKEIADILNQAQQQLQAQQNKGG is encoded by the coding sequence ATGAGTAATGAAGAAAATCAACAAAAAGTAGTTGTCTCTTTAGAGGATTTATTAGCACAAGCAGATGCATTAAAAAAGTATATTGATTATTTACAGAAAACTTATGCTGAACTACAAGATAATATAATGTCAATAGACTCCTCATTACAAGCATTAAAAGAATTACAGAATAGTCAAGAGCTCTTAATGGTAGGGGACAAAAGAGGAAACGTAATATTCAAGGTTCAAGGTATAGATAAGGCAAAAGTTTTAGTTCATTTAGGCCTAGAATATTATGCAGAAGTAGACCCAGATTTTGCAACTAAAGTATTAAATGATAAAAAAACTGAATTATCAAGTGTTTTAAGTAACGTAGAAAAAGAATTAGCTAAATCTTTAGAAGCCTATAAAGAAATAGCTGACATACTTAATCAAGCACAACAACAATTGCAAGCTCAACAAAATAAAGGTGGATAA
- the rpl18a gene encoding 50S ribosomal protein L18Ae, which produces MSEIKTYVIRAIVTFNASHYPMRQKVVKYVRALNERQALEYLYSYLGSKNKVKRYNIKIEEIKEIPVEEAKDKTVRDLAKLNKIIM; this is translated from the coding sequence ATGAGTGAGATAAAAACTTACGTCATAAGAGCAATAGTAACATTTAATGCTTCACATTATCCAATGAGACAAAAAGTAGTTAAGTATGTAAGAGCACTAAATGAAAGACAAGCATTAGAGTACTTGTATTCATATTTAGGAAGCAAGAACAAAGTAAAGAGATATAATATAAAGATAGAGGAAATAAAAGAGATACCAGTAGAAGAAGCAAAAGATAAAACAGTAAGAGATTTAGCAAAGTTAAACAAAATAATAATGTGA
- a CDS encoding translation initiation factor IF-6 → MIIDKLTIFGTDNIGIYIFTNDKYTIVPKNLDVETIQKIQETFKTEIIQTTIAKSFLIGIFVAGNNNVILLPRNVDDEEVKKIKDIARDVRVEILDIRPTALGNIILTNSYGALIYPELSSIEFKKIKESLQIDNIEKGSIANIITVGSVGVITDKAGLVHIDTTEEELDKLSKLFRVKIDTGTVNFGSAFIHSGLIANRNGVLVGSATTGPEILRIQRAFSD, encoded by the coding sequence ATGATCATAGATAAGTTAACTATTTTTGGAACCGATAACATAGGGATATATATCTTTACTAATGATAAATATACTATAGTTCCTAAAAATTTGGATGTTGAAACAATCCAAAAAATCCAAGAAACTTTCAAAACAGAAATAATACAGACAACTATTGCTAAAAGCTTCCTTATAGGAATTTTTGTAGCTGGTAACAATAATGTTATATTATTACCCAGAAATGTTGATGATGAAGAAGTAAAGAAAATAAAAGATATAGCTAGAGATGTTAGAGTAGAAATTTTAGATATAAGACCAACTGCTTTAGGAAACATAATTCTCACTAATTCTTATGGGGCTTTAATTTATCCAGAGTTAAGTAGCATCGAATTTAAAAAAATAAAGGAAAGTCTACAGATTGATAATATAGAAAAAGGAAGCATAGCTAATATTATAACTGTAGGTTCTGTAGGAGTTATAACTGATAAAGCTGGTTTAGTTCACATAGATACAACAGAAGAAGAACTCGATAAATTAAGTAAATTATTTAGAGTGAAAATAGATACTGGTACTGTTAATTTTGGCAGTGCTTTTATCCATAGTGGTTTAATAGCAAATAGGAATGGAGTTCTAGTAGGTTCAGCAACAACAGGACCAGAGATTTTAAGAATCCAAAGAGCTTTTAGTGATTGA
- a CDS encoding 50S ribosomal protein L31e, which translates to MKEKDNFEMVINFKRAFMGRRNQRTKRAIKMIRNIVQRHFGAEKVIIDPLLAKSITYNGRDKIVRKVRVAVKKIGEKTYLVRLALKSE; encoded by the coding sequence ATGAAGGAGAAAGATAATTTCGAAATGGTAATCAATTTCAAGAGAGCTTTCATGGGAAGAAGAAATCAAAGAACTAAAAGAGCAATCAAAATGATAAGAAATATAGTACAAAGACATTTTGGAGCCGAGAAAGTAATAATTGACCCTCTATTAGCTAAGAGTATAACATATAACGGAAGAGACAAAATAGTAAGAAAAGTAAGAGTAGCAGTAAAAAAGATAGGAGAAAAAACATATTTAGTCAGACTTGCATTAAAGAGTGAATGA
- a CDS encoding 50S ribosomal protein L39e, whose translation MSKNKPLGRKLRLARALKSNSPVPAWVIIKTNGKFRYNFHRRDWRRNDLKV comes from the coding sequence ATGAGTAAAAATAAACCTTTGGGGAGAAAATTAAGATTAGCTAGAGCATTAAAAAGTAATTCACCAGTACCAGCATGGGTTATAATAAAAACAAATGGAAAGTTTAGATATAACTTCCACAGAAGAGATTGGAGAAGAAATGATTTAAAGGTGTAA
- a CDS encoding DNA-binding protein, translated as MSDEYDAELDELLRRKALEQQRKALEEQQRKAELEAKKDAILRVILTPEARQRLANVKLVKPELAEAIENQLIALAQSGRIQAPITDEELKEILAQLTNQTRKDYKITIRERGWK; from the coding sequence ATGAGTGATGAATATGACGCAGAATTAGATGAATTATTAAGAAGAAAGGCTCTCGAACAACAAAGAAAAGCATTGGAAGAACAACAAAGAAAAGCTGAGTTAGAGGCAAAAAAAGATGCTATTCTAAGAGTCATCCTAACACCAGAAGCCAGACAAAGATTAGCTAATGTTAAATTAGTTAAACCAGAGTTAGCTGAAGCAATAGAAAATCAACTGATAGCTTTAGCACAATCTGGAAGAATACAAGCGCCAATAACTGATGAAGAATTGAAAGAAATATTAGCACAATTAACTAATCAAACTAGAAAAGATTATAAGATTACAATTAGGGAAAGGGGTTGGAAATGA
- a CDS encoding 30S ribosomal protein S19e, whose translation MITPKMVPADIFIPRLAQYLRENVKELQPAEWSYFAKTSSFNERVPDNPEIWWYVRAASLLRKLYFISPLGVGTTRRLYSGLKRRGAKPPRTVKAPGHANRLILRQLEKAGLVIRTKKGRVLSPKGRSLLDKLSYEMFKELAEKKPELKKYLE comes from the coding sequence ATGATAACACCTAAAATGGTGCCAGCAGATATTTTCATCCCTAGGTTAGCACAGTATCTAAGAGAAAATGTAAAAGAACTACAACCGGCTGAATGGTCCTACTTTGCTAAAACCTCTAGCTTTAATGAGAGAGTTCCAGATAATCCAGAAATCTGGTGGTATGTAAGGGCTGCTTCTTTATTACGAAAATTATATTTCATCTCACCCTTAGGAGTTGGAACTACAAGAAGATTATATAGTGGACTAAAGAGAAGAGGAGCTAAACCACCGAGAACAGTTAAGGCACCTGGTCATGCTAACAGATTAATTTTACGCCAATTAGAAAAAGCTGGATTAGTTATAAGAACGAAAAAAGGTAGAGTTTTATCACCTAAAGGAAGATCACTTTTAGATAAATTATCATACGAAATGTTTAAAGAGTTGGCTGAGAAAAAACCAGAATTGAAAAAATACTTAGAATAA